Proteins from one Cryptomeria japonica chromosome 4, Sugi_1.0, whole genome shotgun sequence genomic window:
- the LOC131874928 gene encoding cysteine-rich receptor-like protein kinase 44 yields the protein MAPEYAMRGQLSIKVDVYSFGVVVLEIISGRKNSDTDLPHHMQNLLEWAWKIFNRGNALNLVDSKASQVSQEQALRCIHVGLLCVQADATLRPAMSNVILMLSSNSVTLPNPSNPAFISNSESYASTSRSKSSSGFEEHERGTTSQTTSGTTTSSFQRIPSINETSLTQMEAR from the exons ATGGCTCCAGAGTATGCAATGCGAGGGCAGTTGTCAATTAAAGTAGACGTTTACAGTTTTGGAGTGGTGGTCCTTGAGATCATCAGTGGAAGGAAAAACAGTGATACTGATCTTCCACATCATATGCAAAACCTGTTAGAATGG GCATGGAAAATATTCAATAGAGGAAATGCGCTGAATCTGGTAGACTCAAAGGCATCACAAGTCAGCCAGGAGCAGGCCTTAAGATGCATTCATGTTGGGCTTTTGTGTGTACAGGCTGATGCAACACTTCGTCCAGCTATGTCTAATGTTATATTGATGCTCTCTAGCAATTCAGTGACTTTACCAAATCCCTCAAACCCTGCTTTTATAAGTAATAGCGAAAGCTACGCATCAACATCTAGATCAAAGTCAAGCTCGGGGTTTGAAGAACATGAGAGGGGAACAACATCTCAGACGACATCAGGGACGACTACCTCATCTTTCCAACGGATTCCTTCTATAAATGAAACCTCGCTCACTCAAATGGAAGCAAGGTGA
- the LOC131874743 gene encoding cysteine-rich receptor-like protein kinase 44 produces the protein MQEQQFAFSLDMLAEATENFHYKNKLGQGGFGAVYKGITRNGNEIAVKNLSAKSTQGNREFMNEVKLVANVQHRNLAKLLGCCAEGNERLLVYEYFPNKSLDTFLFDSEKGRELDWQKPYSIVVGIARGLLSLHEDSQLRIIHRDIKVNNILLDHKLNAKIADFGLAKPFPEDETHIHTRVAGTYG, from the exons ATGCAAGAGCAACAATTTGCCTTCAGTTTAGACATGCTAGCAGAAGCCACAGAAAATTTTCATTACAAAAATAAACTTGGACAGGGAGGTTTTGGTGCGGTCTACAAG GGAATAACTAGAAATGGAAATGAGATAGCTGTGAAAAATCTTTCTGCCAAATCTACACAAGGAAACAGAGAATTTATGAATGAAGTGAAACTGGTGGCTAATGTTCAACACCGAAACCTTGCAAAGCTGCTAGGATGTTGTGCGGAGGGAAATGAAAGGCTGCTTGTTTATGAGTATTTTCCTAACAAGAGTTTGGACACATTCCTCTTTG ATTCAGAAAAGGGTAGAGAGTTGGATTGGCAAAAGCCTTATAGCATCGTAGTTGGAATTGCACGTGGGCTTCTCTCCCTTCACGAGGATTCACAGCTGCGAATTATTCATAGAGATATAAAAGTAAATAATATTTTACTTGATCACAAACTCAATGCAAAGATAGCTGACTTCGGTTTGGCCAAACCTTTTCCTGAAGATGAGACACATATTCATACAAGAGTTGCAGGCACATA TGGTTAG